Within the Nicotiana tabacum cultivar K326 chromosome 11, ASM71507v2, whole genome shotgun sequence genome, the region GTACATTTATCGTTGTCGTTACATTATGGAACAAGCATTAGGGTTGTCATCACTGAACATGGTCACATAAGCAGGGTCCTCAAATGTGGAAATTGTTCCAATGGTTGGGTTCTCAACCCTTCTAACATAACCAGGAGGAGCTTTCTTGTCATAAGCTGCTGCAGCATAGGGCTGAGCCACTAAATTGTAGGGCACATAGGGCCAAATTTCAGACTTCTTCCCTGTTGACTTTGCCTTCTTTAACACTTTATTTGCTTCCACATATCCTGTTACTGTCACCTTTTGCTGTTTTCTGTTTATCTCTACTGATTTAACTCCTGCAAACATTAcagaaattatttaattacttattgtaatttaatttattatagcAAGTTAATTACAGTTAACAATTTTATCCGGCTACAAATTAGGTATTACTTTATCGCATTTCAATTTATGTaacactcttttctttttagtttatcctaaaaaaaatataacatctTTTTATATgtagaaataatatatattttaagatgacATATAGTCACAGATTTTAGACCGTAGATTtcaatattttttctctttcttaaTCTTCATGAccaatcaaacaaaacaaaataaaatttctcggGTGGAGGGAGTAATACGTATCATATATTGTATATACAATATAATAATTATGTAAGTTATCTGATTATATAAATAATTTGTGCATGTTGTATAGACCTTAAACTCATGAAGTTAATAAAAACAAAGATCAACTTTTATCAAAGATGCATAGTATAGCAATTTGAACGTGAGAAAATTCAACCCCTATATACATCATATGCGGGTGGGTGGACGCGGGTGTTAATATGGGTTGGTGAACGCGAGTGCAAATGCTATGCGGGACGGTGGACGACGGGTGGACACGAGTGTTGATACGGAGTGGGTGAACGTGGGTGCAAATACTATATGGGGTGGTGCGGGGCGGGGACGGTTTGAAATTTTGCAGGTTAAGATAAAAGCTGCCCCGCATCCGCCTCGCGCTGCACCGGTTGCCATCTATATACATGCCAATGTTGTGAAGAAGATGAGACTCTAATGtaggaaaataacaaaaacatcaaatattATAGCATACTAGCTATATTATTTAAATTCTTACCACTTAATGAAGACAAAGCTTTCTTGACTTTAAGCTCACAGCCATCACAATCCATTCTAACTTTGAGCTCCACAGTCTGaaactgcttcttcttcttcttagacTTATGACTACTGCTCATCATATCAGAAATATACTCCAAAGTTCCtataagtcccatattttctttgtttttttaacTTTATTATCAAACAAGCtaagtaattaactaattatcacAAGTTTAGAACAAGAAAGTGAATACTAGAAACTTTTTTCCTATGCTTAAAACAAAATTTTTAGCAAAGAAAACCCCCAAAGAGAAGGTTTTTCTAAGGCCAAGTAATTAAAATTCCCTCCAATAATGTAATCTTTACTTGCCTTAgaacaaaaaaagagaaagaaaatggtTTCTAAGGTTACTCTCctaaatttgatatttttctttacACAGGTCTACTTATAGGCCTTTTCTTCTGAACACATGGGAGGAAAAAGAAAGTCCCCCCCGCCCCCCCaaccacacacacacaccaacAACTAAACATGAGCTTTATATTATAAGGAGCTCAATTGCTCATGCAAGCATGgatttatattttatttgtttAAACTAAATATATGCACTAGTAGTATCTTACTTTTGATTTAAAGAAGAGAAAACGCGGTCTGTATCATAAAGGAATAATGAGATACAATATTATAGTAATATTTTGTAACCCACAATTTCACTTTATAAGAGTATTATTATTTagagaattttaaaaataatggtTGATATTAAATTTTTTCATGAAATGTTGAAATTTTTTTAGTTGTGAAGTTGTAATTATAGGACTTCGTATCTATCTTCTTATTATGTAAATTCCATAAATAATATTATGAAGAGAAGGAAACAACCCGGTTCACCAATTAAAGCCCCTAAATGATGGTTCAGTGATAAAGAATGTAGGAGTACAGAGACAACCAAGAGATTTGCCTAGAAGTAA harbors:
- the LOC107771238 gene encoding heavy metal-associated isoprenylated plant protein 23-like produces the protein MGLIGTLEYISDMMSSSHKSKKKKKQFQTVELKVRMDCDGCELKVKKALSSLSGVKSVEINRKQQKVTVTGYVEANKVLKKAKSTGKKSEIWPYVPYNLVAQPYAAAAYDKKAPPGYVRRVENPTIGTISTFEDPAYVTMFSDDNPNACSIM